One region of Limnospira fusiformis SAG 85.79 genomic DNA includes:
- a CDS encoding dihydroorotase: protein MSTTQIIYIRGANILLPDGNFSLGDVKLGGGKILEISSELPAAGESEMDLNAEGLTLLPGVIDPQVHFREPGLEYKEDLSTASRACAKGGVTSFLEMPNTRPLTSTKEALADKLERAAQKCLVNYGFFMGATPENLPDLLEANPSPGIKIFMGSMHGPLLVDHEEILEPIFAKGDRLIAVHAENQDRINRRREEFAGQTDPAIHSQIQDEQAALEATQLALKLSKKYQRRLHILHLSTGIEAELLRQDKPAWVTAEVTPQHLVLNITDYGKIGTKAQMNPPLRSPENNEVLWRALLDGVIDFIATDHAPHTLEEKAKPYPNSPSGMPGVETSLPVMLTQAIAVGRCSVAQVSNWMSTAVAKGYNIPNKGAIAPGYDADLVLVDLNNYRPVLASELQTKCGWSPFEGWQLTGWPVVTIVGGQVVYDHGKLNLEVRGKALTFDHH, encoded by the coding sequence ATGTCTACTACCCAAATCATCTATATCCGTGGCGCGAATATTCTGCTACCGGATGGCAATTTCAGCTTAGGAGATGTTAAACTGGGGGGGGGTAAAATTCTGGAAATTAGTTCAGAACTTCCCGCCGCCGGAGAGTCAGAAATGGACCTAAATGCAGAGGGGTTAACTCTGTTACCGGGAGTAATTGACCCCCAGGTTCATTTTCGGGAACCGGGACTAGAATATAAAGAAGATTTATCAACAGCCAGTCGCGCCTGCGCTAAAGGTGGCGTTACGTCGTTTTTGGAGATGCCGAATACTCGCCCTTTAACTAGCACAAAGGAAGCGTTGGCGGATAAACTAGAAAGGGCTGCCCAAAAGTGTTTGGTAAATTATGGCTTTTTTATGGGGGCGACTCCTGAGAATTTACCGGATTTATTAGAGGCTAACCCGAGTCCTGGGATTAAAATTTTTATGGGGTCAATGCACGGACCTTTATTGGTCGATCACGAAGAAATTTTAGAACCGATTTTTGCTAAAGGCGATCGCCTAATTGCGGTACACGCGGAAAACCAGGACCGGATTAATCGTCGGCGCGAGGAATTTGCGGGACAAACAGATCCAGCCATTCACTCCCAGATCCAGGATGAACAAGCCGCCCTAGAAGCCACCCAACTGGCTCTGAAGCTGTCTAAAAAGTATCAACGAAGATTGCACATTTTGCATCTATCTACAGGTATAGAAGCCGAATTGCTGCGACAGGATAAACCCGCCTGGGTAACAGCAGAAGTTACCCCCCAACATTTGGTGCTAAATATCACCGATTATGGTAAAATTGGCACCAAAGCTCAAATGAATCCGCCTTTGCGATCGCCTGAAAATAATGAAGTTCTCTGGCGAGCGTTGTTGGATGGAGTCATCGACTTTATTGCTACAGATCACGCCCCCCACACCCTAGAAGAAAAAGCCAAACCATATCCCAATAGCCCTTCAGGAATGCCGGGAGTTGAGACATCCTTACCAGTGATGCTAACTCAGGCGATCGCCGTCGGACGTTGTAGTGTTGCCCAGGTATCTAACTGGATGTCAACAGCCGTAGCAAAAGGTTATAATATCCCGAATAAAGGAGCGATCGCCCCTGGTTATGATGCTGACTTAGTGTTAGTTGATTTAAACAATTATCGCCCAGTTTTAGCCTCAGAATTGCAAACCAAGTGTGGCTGGAGTCCCTTTGAGGGTTGGCAGCTAACCGGGTGGCCAGTGGTTACTATTGTCGGAGGTCAAGTAGTGTATGACCATGGCAAACTTAACTTAGAAGTAAGAGGGAAAGCCTTGACATTTGACCATCATTAA
- a CDS encoding AsmA family protein has protein sequence MTKKRKNWLTIAGIVGGVLIVLAAIANVTLSRVDSQLQNYLENTVSSTLGVPTEIQSLSLDKLRGDLRINNLTINNPDNFSTPHVLKIHQVDIDVTPRSLLTDVVEINNFAINYIDVNIEQRLLNNNILAIINNLKSTQPSEPQTRTETTEETSKTKLKINFDVIDVQNTKVNVTLAPLGFASSLDFQLPNLRLTNVSSEDFEEILTSDLIRQVVQDIFESIIRDGGEKIPEILQEAIAPETNPS, from the coding sequence ATGACTAAAAAACGGAAAAATTGGTTAACTATTGCTGGGATTGTGGGCGGGGTGCTGATTGTCCTAGCTGCGATCGCCAATGTGACTTTATCAAGGGTAGATAGCCAATTGCAAAACTACCTAGAAAATACAGTGAGTTCTACCCTAGGAGTACCGACCGAAATTCAATCTTTGAGTTTGGATAAATTGCGGGGTGATTTGCGGATTAATAATCTGACCATCAACAATCCTGATAATTTTAGCACTCCCCATGTTCTCAAGATTCATCAGGTGGATATTGATGTGACTCCGAGAAGCCTGTTAACTGATGTGGTGGAAATCAATAATTTCGCGATTAACTATATTGATGTCAACATCGAACAGAGACTACTAAACAACAATATCCTGGCAATTATCAATAATCTGAAATCCACCCAACCTTCGGAACCGCAGACACGGACTGAAACCACAGAGGAAACCTCGAAAACTAAGCTAAAAATTAACTTTGATGTTATCGATGTTCAGAATACTAAAGTTAATGTGACTTTAGCACCTTTGGGATTTGCCAGTTCTCTCGATTTTCAACTCCCTAACCTGCGTCTAACTAATGTGTCATCAGAGGACTTTGAAGAAATTTTGACCAGCGACTTGATTCGGCAAGTTGTACAAGATATATTCGAGAGTATTATTAGAGATGGTGGGGAAAAAATCCCGGAGATTTTACAAGAAGCGATCGCCCCGGAAACTAATCCGAGCTAA
- a CDS encoding glutamate-5-semialdehyde dehydrogenase: MTISPLLIETAQKTQAAARQLAVLSTDAKNQAIASIAQALENAAPDILAANQMDCQQAQADGIAKPLYNRLKLDEAKLKGAISGLRDVEKLADPVGAIQINRELDQGLNLRRITCPLGVLGVVFEARPDAVIQISALAVKSGNGVILKGGKEAINSCRELVKAIRQGLATTAVNPEVVQLLTTRSEIIELLQLDKYVDLIIPRGSNSFVQFVQENTRIPVLGHADGICHLYIDREADISKALPIVIDSKIQYPAACNALETLLVHQQIAPQFLPKLAAELQQKGVELRGDSHSQKIVNIAPATDADWQTEYTDLILSIKVVENLEAAISHINTYGSGHTDGIITEDQEAAQTFMAIVDSAGVFHNCSTRFADGFRYGFGAEVGISTHKMPPRGPVGLEGLVTYKYQLIGDGHIVATYAGNNPKPFTHRNLL; this comes from the coding sequence ATGACTATTTCTCCGTTGCTAATTGAAACCGCCCAAAAAACCCAAGCAGCAGCCCGCCAATTGGCTGTTTTATCTACAGATGCCAAAAATCAGGCGATCGCATCCATAGCCCAAGCCCTAGAAAATGCCGCCCCAGACATTCTCGCCGCCAACCAGATGGACTGTCAGCAAGCCCAAGCTGATGGTATTGCGAAACCTCTTTATAACCGCTTAAAACTCGATGAAGCCAAGTTAAAAGGCGCGATTTCCGGCTTGCGAGATGTCGAAAAATTAGCCGACCCAGTAGGCGCAATTCAAATTAATCGGGAACTAGACCAAGGCTTAAACTTGCGCCGGATAACCTGTCCTTTAGGAGTCTTAGGAGTAGTCTTCGAGGCGCGACCAGATGCCGTTATTCAAATTTCCGCCTTAGCCGTCAAGTCGGGAAATGGCGTAATCTTAAAAGGTGGCAAAGAGGCGATTAATTCCTGTCGAGAACTCGTCAAAGCCATCCGCCAGGGACTAGCCACAACAGCAGTCAATCCCGAAGTCGTACAGTTATTAACTACTCGCTCCGAAATTATTGAGTTATTGCAGTTAGATAAATATGTCGATTTAATTATCCCCAGGGGCTCCAATTCTTTTGTACAATTCGTCCAGGAAAATACCCGGATTCCCGTTTTAGGTCATGCGGATGGTATTTGTCATCTATATATAGACCGGGAGGCAGATATATCCAAAGCCCTACCCATAGTCATTGACTCAAAAATCCAATATCCAGCCGCTTGTAATGCCCTAGAAACCCTGTTAGTGCATCAGCAAATAGCCCCGCAATTTTTACCCAAACTAGCCGCAGAACTCCAACAAAAAGGAGTAGAATTAAGGGGGGATAGTCACAGCCAAAAAATCGTCAATATTGCCCCAGCCACAGACGCAGACTGGCAGACAGAATATACTGATTTAATTCTCTCAATTAAAGTAGTCGAAAATTTAGAAGCCGCCATTTCTCATATTAATACCTACGGTTCAGGGCATACAGATGGCATCATTACCGAAGACCAAGAAGCCGCCCAAACCTTTATGGCAATTGTAGATTCAGCCGGAGTATTTCATAACTGTTCCACCCGTTTTGCTGATGGTTTTCGCTATGGTTTTGGGGCGGAAGTTGGTATCAGTACCCACAAAATGCCCCCCAGAGGTCCCGTAGGTTTAGAAGGATTAGTGACCTATAAATATCAATTAATTGGGGATGGTCATATCGTCGCCACTTACGCCGGAAATAATCCTAAACCATTTACCCATAGAAACTTACTTTAA
- a CDS encoding COP23 domain-containing protein: MQKNPTVQLATVAAIALGGFAVFQPPDVAQAQATSFYCDMNSPIGYPTVYARTPAGNKPIVSLYSEYFSASGYSPERRCQEIAQRFTNFSHTGQLRYLTAGYVNNLPVICVVSDHGMPCASNTILFTMKADDPEPAESKLQRLFNIRRGASDILFESEDDAGVYINFDQFLGGVPAESSTPAPMTPSDPPSSQPGTAW, from the coding sequence ATGCAAAAAAATCCAACTGTGCAACTAGCAACTGTAGCAGCCATTGCCTTGGGAGGTTTCGCCGTATTTCAGCCGCCTGATGTCGCCCAAGCGCAAGCAACATCCTTTTACTGCGACATGAACTCCCCCATAGGCTATCCCACCGTCTATGCTCGCACACCCGCCGGAAATAAACCCATAGTTAGCTTATATTCTGAATATTTCAGCGCCTCTGGCTATTCCCCAGAACGCCGCTGTCAGGAAATCGCCCAAAGGTTTACCAACTTTTCCCATACTGGACAACTGAGATATCTAACCGCCGGATATGTCAACAATTTACCAGTAATTTGCGTAGTTTCCGATCATGGAATGCCCTGCGCTAGTAACACCATATTATTTACCATGAAAGCGGACGACCCCGAACCCGCCGAAAGTAAACTTCAGCGACTGTTCAACATCCGCCGAGGAGCCAGTGATATCCTATTTGAAAGCGAAGATGATGCAGGTGTCTACATCAACTTTGATCAATTTTTAGGGGGAGTTCCCGCCGAAAGTTCTACCCCCGCACCCATGACACCATCAGACCCCCCCAGTTCTCAACCGGGGACAGCGTGGTGA
- a CDS encoding S1 family peptidase, whose product MQQPLKFLARAIAISFPLLGLSCQAQVLTEEESRQFQREPTLAANTSPPIPSTAALHQKARQITVRVYSGRMWGTGVIIDHQGGIYTVVTNDHVLLPGGGQNYRVQTYDNRIHAAEIVNSISWFHNDLGIVQFRSVDHSYNVAAIASTPVDLGETVIAAGFPLEPDPSAPQGFVITEGEVSLWMPQPFIGGYQVGYTNDIFSGMSGGPLLNRRGELVAINGMHKYPLWGNAYEFVDGSSPDPALAAKLVEYSWAVPIHTVLQLAPNFTSANTINPKPSPPVEPVEPVSSPSQWFW is encoded by the coding sequence GTGCAGCAACCACTCAAATTTTTAGCGAGAGCGATCGCCATTAGTTTTCCCCTGTTAGGATTAAGCTGTCAAGCACAAGTGCTGACAGAAGAAGAAAGCAGACAATTTCAGCGGGAACCAACCCTAGCCGCCAACACCAGTCCACCAATTCCCTCAACAGCCGCACTGCACCAAAAAGCTAGACAGATTACTGTCCGCGTTTATTCAGGAAGGATGTGGGGAACCGGGGTAATTATTGACCATCAGGGTGGCATTTATACAGTGGTCACCAATGATCATGTTTTGCTACCAGGGGGAGGGCAAAATTATCGAGTCCAGACCTACGATAACCGCATCCATGCTGCCGAAATAGTTAACTCTATATCTTGGTTTCACAATGATTTAGGGATTGTGCAATTTCGCAGTGTAGATCACTCCTATAATGTAGCAGCGATCGCCTCCACCCCAGTAGACCTAGGAGAAACGGTAATCGCGGCTGGATTTCCCTTAGAACCCGACCCATCAGCCCCCCAAGGGTTTGTGATTACAGAAGGTGAAGTCTCCCTTTGGATGCCACAGCCATTTATCGGAGGTTATCAGGTAGGATACACCAACGACATTTTTTCAGGAATGAGTGGCGGACCCCTATTAAATCGCCGAGGGGAACTGGTGGCTATTAATGGAATGCACAAATATCCACTGTGGGGAAATGCTTATGAATTTGTAGACGGTTCATCCCCGGACCCCGCCCTAGCAGCAAAACTGGTTGAGTACAGTTGGGCGGTTCCCATTCACACCGTGTTACAACTCGCCCCCAATTTCACATCAGCAAACACCATCAACCCCAAACCCTCACCCCCCGTTGAACCCGTTGAACCGGTATCCTCACCCTCGCAATGGTTTTGGTAA
- a CDS encoding S1 family peptidase, translated as MRSLTQNLLLLAGVSLLATLAPAALAALSPAEINSIASQTTVLIAPELRPELIEALENNYRNPLASQNNPDGVWHPGSGVIIAREGNRHYVLTVSHNFRQRDLNAGISYGIRTSDGKVHIVQQPNDGRGCPLNGSPTPGNLMRFGCYSISLPTRVDGPDLAVVVFESDHHYPVAPSATENSLNVGDPIYVSGWPDPEKERDATTGRCLGRAARRQRRFTWGPVTGVVNPASSENGYSIFYLDNTRPGMSGGPVFDNQGRVVGVHGRGSAGKAQLVNRFCSVSNAPNAQAFESGDFAIEGQGTGRADPEALRTRFSSGQAFNNFIGLIRRTGLNLSFNTNPPPPQMIQFALTAIPAGSSTGTVDFAIGSVPVGSFDDPQDVIPNIYDSYSSFEGLGSRLRDTPSGGCDSLLLGEPCW; from the coding sequence ATGCGATCGCTTACTCAAAATCTACTACTGTTAGCCGGAGTCTCCCTATTAGCGACTCTAGCGCCCGCCGCCCTGGCTGCACTTTCCCCCGCAGAAATCAACTCCATCGCCAGCCAAACCACCGTATTAATTGCGCCAGAATTGCGACCGGAACTCATCGAAGCCCTAGAAAATAACTACAGAAATCCCCTAGCCAGCCAAAACAACCCCGATGGCGTATGGCATCCCGGCTCTGGTGTCATTATCGCCCGCGAAGGTAATCGCCACTATGTTCTGACTGTTAGCCACAACTTCCGACAGCGAGACCTAAATGCTGGAATCTCTTACGGTATCCGCACCAGTGACGGTAAAGTTCATATAGTCCAACAACCCAACGATGGGCGAGGCTGTCCCCTCAACGGTTCTCCCACCCCAGGAAATTTAATGAGATTTGGCTGTTATTCCATCAGCCTACCCACGAGAGTAGACGGACCGGATCTAGCCGTAGTAGTATTTGAAAGCGATCATCACTATCCTGTAGCCCCTTCCGCGACCGAAAACTCCCTCAATGTGGGCGACCCTATTTATGTTTCCGGCTGGCCTGACCCCGAAAAAGAAAGAGATGCCACCACCGGACGCTGTCTCGGGAGAGCAGCCCGTCGCCAAAGACGATTTACCTGGGGACCGGTTACGGGAGTAGTTAACCCCGCCAGCAGCGAAAACGGTTATAGCATTTTTTACTTAGACAATACCCGTCCGGGAATGAGTGGCGGTCCTGTATTTGACAACCAAGGTCGCGTGGTCGGCGTTCACGGTCGCGGTTCCGCTGGGAAAGCCCAACTGGTCAATCGATTCTGTTCGGTTAGTAATGCCCCCAACGCCCAAGCCTTTGAGTCGGGGGATTTTGCGATCGAAGGTCAAGGAACCGGACGCGCAGACCCAGAGGCTCTACGAACCCGCTTTAGTAGCGGTCAAGCCTTTAATAATTTTATCGGCTTAATTCGCCGCACGGGTTTAAATCTATCATTTAATACCAATCCTCCACCGCCCCAAATGATTCAATTCGCCTTGACCGCCATTCCCGCCGGAAGTAGCACGGGAACGGTAGATTTTGCGATCGGATCTGTTCCTGTTGGCAGTTTTGATGACCCTCAAGATGTAATTCCTAACATTTATGATAGTTACAGTTCTTTTGAGGGATTAGGTTCTCGACTGCGAGATACACCGTCTGGCGGTTGCGATAGTCTACTTTTGGGAGAGCCTTGTTGGTAA
- a CDS encoding hybrid sensor histidine kinase/response regulator — protein MTSSLPSILIVDDDPDNFDVIETLLSDQNYQLHYTSNGTRAIASLDILQPNLILLDVMMPDMDGQQVCRAIKDIRKWQTLPIIMVTALDSKEDLARCLETGADDFISKPINRVELVARVNSMLRIKSQYDDLEAILKSREDMVNMIVHDLRNPLMSLLFSLYLLQRTELPHKIEDKIGKCLLSAQRLQALINDLVIMGKMENRHIELNLADVDLCTTIQSTVENFQVIATQKNIQLICQLPAPGGTIRVDEALFTRVLDNLLSNATKFSPRHSEIIINADYLTPKGARVQVVDFGPGVPEEFRASIFNKYDIGKIVKNVSQIGLGLAFCKMVVEAHGGHIRVIPNQPQGSIFEITI, from the coding sequence ATGACATCTTCCTTGCCATCTATTCTGATTGTAGATGATGACCCCGATAATTTTGATGTAATCGAAACTTTATTATCAGACCAAAATTATCAGTTGCATTATACATCTAATGGGACTCGGGCGATCGCCTCCTTGGATATACTGCAACCCAATTTAATTTTACTCGATGTCATGATGCCCGACATGGATGGCCAGCAAGTTTGTCGCGCTATTAAAGACATTCGCAAATGGCAAACTTTACCCATTATTATGGTCACCGCCTTAGACAGTAAAGAAGACCTCGCCCGCTGCTTAGAAACCGGGGCTGATGATTTTATTAGTAAACCCATTAATCGGGTGGAACTCGTTGCTAGAGTTAACTCTATGTTGCGGATAAAGTCTCAATATGATGACCTGGAAGCTATTCTAAAATCCCGCGAAGATATGGTTAATATGATAGTTCATGACCTGCGGAATCCTTTAATGAGTTTATTATTTAGCCTATATCTTTTACAGAGGACAGAACTTCCCCATAAAATTGAAGATAAAATTGGTAAATGCTTACTCTCCGCCCAACGTTTACAAGCGTTAATCAACGACTTGGTAATCATGGGGAAAATGGAAAACCGACACATTGAGTTAAATTTGGCGGATGTTGATCTGTGTACTACTATTCAATCCACTGTGGAAAATTTCCAGGTTATCGCCACTCAAAAAAATATCCAACTTATTTGTCAACTTCCCGCGCCTGGTGGTACAATTAGAGTGGATGAGGCACTATTTACACGAGTTTTAGATAACTTACTTTCCAACGCCACGAAATTCTCACCCCGTCATAGTGAAATTATTATTAATGCTGATTATCTTACCCCCAAAGGTGCTAGGGTCCAAGTAGTTGATTTTGGTCCGGGAGTCCCGGAGGAATTTAGAGCGAGTATTTTTAATAAATATGACATCGGTAAAATAGTTAAAAATGTCTCTCAAATTGGCTTGGGATTGGCTTTTTGTAAAATGGTTGTTGAAGCACACGGCGGACACATTAGAGTTATCCCTAACCAACCACAAGGCAGTATTTTTGAGATTACTATATAA
- a CDS encoding Tic20 family protein, giving the protein MNWRGTTTVRDRIFACLPYMLPLMYGVQFGRFLLTQFPILQIILIPVAPLMAIFQSIPFAGLIVFFLLYLLVVRNENIPHFIRFNAMQSILLNIIILGCSLILGIIPLQGFIQETLFNMIFLGVLASVSYGIVQSIRGQYAEIPTISDAVYMQVR; this is encoded by the coding sequence ATGAATTGGCGTGGGACAACGACTGTTCGCGATCGCATTTTTGCTTGTTTGCCCTATATGCTACCCTTGATGTATGGAGTACAGTTCGGCAGATTTTTATTAACTCAATTTCCCATACTACAGATTATTTTGATTCCCGTAGCTCCCCTAATGGCAATTTTTCAGTCTATTCCTTTTGCGGGTCTGATTGTCTTTTTCTTGCTGTATCTGCTGGTGGTGCGTAACGAAAATATCCCCCACTTTATCAGATTTAATGCCATGCAGTCGATTTTGTTGAATATTATCATTTTGGGCTGTAGTCTGATTTTGGGGATTATCCCATTGCAAGGGTTTATCCAAGAAACTCTGTTTAATATGATTTTCTTGGGTGTTTTAGCCTCTGTTAGTTATGGTATTGTCCAATCTATCCGGGGACAGTATGCAGAAATTCCGACTATATCCGATGCCGTTTATATGCAGGTTCGCTAA
- the glyA gene encoding serine hydroxymethyltransferase, protein MSDTNLDQLAQSDPTVTELIGQELQRQREHLELIASENFTSAAVLAAQGSVLTNKYAEGLPKKRYYGGCEFIDQIEQIAIDRACQLFDATHANVQPHSGAQANFAVFLALLQPGDTIMGMDLSHGGHLTHGSPVNVSGKWFNVCHYGVSPETETLDYDKILELAKQHQPKLMICGYSAYPRIIEFDKFRAIADEVGAYLLADIAHIAGLVATGHHPNPLPHCHVVTTTTHKTLRGPRGGLILTRDPELGKKLDKAVFPGTQGGPLEHVIAGKAVAFGEALKPEFKTYSTEVIANAQALANCLQQRGLKIVSGGTDNHLMLVDLRSVKMTGKIADRLMSEINITANKNTVPFDPESPFVTSGLRLGSPAMTTRGMGISEFMEIGNIIADRLLNPDDDTVTADCRARVAQLCDRFPLYPHLQIKVPALT, encoded by the coding sequence GTGAGTGACACCAACCTAGACCAATTAGCCCAAAGTGATCCAACGGTAACAGAACTCATCGGACAGGAATTACAGCGTCAACGGGAACACCTGGAACTAATCGCCAGCGAAAACTTTACCTCCGCCGCCGTTTTAGCCGCCCAAGGGTCAGTCCTCACCAACAAATATGCGGAAGGACTCCCCAAAAAACGCTACTATGGCGGTTGCGAATTTATCGATCAAATCGAGCAAATAGCCATCGATCGCGCTTGTCAGCTCTTTGATGCTACCCATGCGAACGTTCAACCCCATTCAGGCGCTCAAGCTAATTTTGCCGTGTTCCTGGCTCTCCTACAGCCGGGAGATACAATCATGGGGATGGATCTATCCCACGGGGGACATTTAACCCACGGTTCCCCGGTCAATGTGTCGGGTAAATGGTTTAATGTTTGCCACTATGGAGTCAGTCCAGAAACGGAAACCTTGGACTATGACAAGATTTTGGAACTGGCTAAACAACATCAACCCAAACTGATGATTTGTGGCTATTCCGCCTATCCCCGGATTATTGAATTTGACAAATTCCGAGCGATCGCCGATGAGGTGGGAGCATATCTCCTAGCGGACATCGCCCATATTGCGGGACTGGTCGCCACAGGTCATCACCCCAACCCATTACCCCATTGTCACGTGGTCACCACCACCACCCATAAAACTCTGCGGGGACCTAGGGGGGGGTTAATCCTTACCCGTGACCCAGAATTGGGCAAAAAACTAGATAAAGCGGTTTTCCCCGGTACTCAAGGCGGACCCCTGGAGCACGTGATTGCTGGTAAAGCGGTCGCCTTTGGGGAAGCACTAAAACCGGAATTTAAAACCTACTCAACCGAAGTGATCGCCAATGCTCAAGCGTTAGCTAACTGCTTACAGCAACGGGGCTTAAAAATTGTTTCTGGTGGTACAGACAACCATCTGATGTTGGTGGATTTGCGATCGGTGAAAATGACCGGAAAAATTGCCGATCGCTTGATGAGTGAAATCAACATCACCGCCAATAAAAACACAGTCCCCTTTGACCCAGAATCACCCTTTGTCACCAGTGGTCTGCGGTTAGGTTCTCCAGCCATGACCACCAGAGGGATGGGAATTTCAGAATTTATGGAAATCGGTAATATTATCGCCGATCGCCTATTAAATCCTGATGATGACACAGTGACAGCCGACTGTCGCGCGCGCGTCGCCCAACTTTGCGATCGCTTCCCCCTATATCCCCATCTACAAATCAAAGTTCCCGCACTGACTTAA
- a CDS encoding glycosyltransferase family 4 protein — protein MPYPFYHLLAFVISTVVVLWSTPIVKNIGLKSGRVDLPCDRKVHKRPMVRLGGVSIFIGTLIALLLVWCLGGFIGADGQPLPPKQEFEILGVAIGAIAFFLIGLGDDLFGLSPLTRLILQTAIASSVWWVGVRIEFLSIPYFGGLIHIGWLSLPVTVLWLVGMTNAINWIDGLDGLAAGVSGIAAVVMLIASLYMNQPAAALIAAALAGGCLGFLRYNFNPAQIFMGDGGSYFMGFTLAGVGVIGLVKTTAVTSVLLPYLILAVPILDMSAVIIERLRHGKSPFAADNRHLHHRLLKAGLSQRLTVLFIYTLTLWVGSLALAFSGFPSGLVYAWGATGLLGYTSWKAVKRAKSSS, from the coding sequence ATGCCCTATCCTTTTTATCATCTGCTGGCTTTTGTAATTTCTACCGTCGTGGTCCTGTGGAGTACACCGATAGTCAAAAATATCGGGCTGAAAAGTGGACGAGTAGATTTACCCTGCGATCGCAAAGTGCATAAGCGTCCTATGGTTCGCTTGGGGGGAGTTTCTATCTTCATCGGTACACTCATCGCACTACTATTAGTTTGGTGCTTGGGTGGTTTTATCGGCGCAGATGGTCAGCCCCTCCCCCCTAAACAAGAATTTGAAATTTTAGGGGTCGCTATAGGCGCTATAGCATTCTTTCTCATTGGCTTGGGAGACGATTTATTTGGTCTGTCTCCCTTAACTCGATTAATCTTACAAACAGCGATCGCCAGTTCAGTCTGGTGGGTCGGAGTCCGCATTGAATTTCTGAGTATCCCCTACTTTGGCGGCTTAATACATATCGGCTGGTTAAGTTTACCCGTCACCGTCCTTTGGTTAGTGGGAATGACTAATGCTATAAATTGGATTGACGGTCTCGACGGTCTCGCTGCTGGAGTTTCCGGTATTGCAGCCGTGGTGATGTTAATCGCATCTCTATATATGAATCAACCCGCCGCCGCCCTCATTGCCGCCGCCCTAGCTGGGGGGTGTCTGGGATTTCTCCGATATAATTTTAACCCCGCTCAGATTTTTATGGGCGATGGCGGTTCCTATTTTATGGGGTTTACCTTGGCTGGTGTCGGAGTTATTGGTTTAGTTAAAACTACCGCCGTAACCTCTGTTTTACTACCCTATCTAATTCTAGCTGTGCCGATTTTGGATATGTCAGCAGTTATTATTGAACGATTACGACATGGAAAATCTCCCTTTGCTGCTGATAACCGCCATCTGCATCACCGACTACTAAAAGCGGGTTTATCTCAAAGGTTAACCGTTCTCTTTATCTATACTCTCACCCTATGGGTAGGGAGTTTGGCTCTGGCTTTCTCCGGTTTTCCCAGTGGTTTGGTCTATGCTTGGGGGGCTACCGGATTGTTGGGTTATACCAGTTGGAAAGCCGTAAAGCGTGCCAAATCATCAAGTTAA